In Amphiura filiformis unplaced genomic scaffold, Afil_fr2py scaffold_99, whole genome shotgun sequence, one genomic interval encodes:
- the LOC140144925 gene encoding cytochrome P450 2J4-like: MIFIANIEIQSVLICVVVFLFLSLLLRSPKDFPPGPWGWPLLGYLPNIVISAYRTGQPLAQLLNLLAKKYGPVFSLNLAGKSVIVLNNYKYVKEGLNNPSVSDRPRVDEADDGEGLAMASGEPWKERRRLTLTTLRSFGVGKRSFEENISEEAECLAKEISNLRGKAFDPCHFFTNAASNVICSVVFGKRFEYSDISFKRLIHMLNENLKSVSSGALNRMIPFARYLQSSRSAIMATSRNRRNIMEFMRDNVNEHKKVHIQNEPTDFIDVYLDEIKQRQKLNTHSAVNDKNLLHTVRDLFVAGTETTSTTLRWAVLYLVLFPEIQHRIHQEIDSVVGRNRLPRLADKTELAFTSATLLEIQRIASIAPLGIAHFCGEETTIGPYTIPKGSIVLPNLWAIHHEPDLWANPDEFNPERFLDEDRELQEKEELIQFSIGRRVCIGENLAKMELYIFFTHLLHQFIFKKPDDSPPPSLEGDSGITNYPKPFLVELVVRD; this comes from the exons ATGATATTCATAGCTAATATTGAAATCCAATCAGTCCTCATTTGTGTGGTGGTATTTCTGTTTCTATCATTGTTGCTACGAAGTCCTAAAGATTTTCCACCTGGACCATGGGGTTGGCCATTGCTTGGATATCTACCAAATATTGTTATATCGGCATATCGAACAGGACAACCACTGGCTCAACTACTCAATTTATTGGCCAAAAAGTATGGACCGGTGTTTAGCCTCAACCTTGCTGGGAAGTCGGTTATTGTCTTAAACAACTACAAATATGTGAAGGAAGGTTTGAACAATCCCAGTGTGAGTGACAGACCTCGCGTAGACGAGGCTGATGACGGTGAAG GCTTAGCGATGGCATCTGGAGAACCCTGGAAAGAGCGAAGACGATTAACACTGACAACTTTGCGCAGTTTTGGAGTAGGCAAGAGAAGCTTCGAAGAAAACATCTCAGAGGAAGCCGAATGTTTAGCAAAAGAGATCAGCAATTTGAGAGGCAAGGCCTTTGACCCATGCCATTTCTTTACCAATGCCGCCTCAAACGTCATTTGTTCAGTGGTTTTCGGAAAGAGATTCGAGTATTCCGATATTAGCTTTAAGCGTCTGATACACATGTTAAATGAGAATTTAAAATCTGTTAGCTCTGGTGCACTGAATAGGATGATTCCATTTGCAAGGTACCTACAATCATCTCGCAGCGCAATTATGGCAACGTCAAGAAATCGAAGAAATATAATGGAATTTATGCGTGATAATGTGAACGAACACAAGAAGGTCCATATCCAAAATGAGCCTACAGATTTCATCGATGTCTATCTTGATGAGATAAAACAGAGGCAGAAATTGAACACGCATTCTGCTGTTAATGATAAGAACCTGCTCCACACTGTAAGAGATCTCTTTGTAGCGGGCACGGAGACAACCTCGACTACGCTGCGTTGGGCGGTATTGTATCTGGTCCTCTTTCCAGAAATTCAACATCGCATTCATCAAGAGATAGATTCAGTAGTGGGTAGAAATCGCCTACCAAGGCTAGCGGATAAAACAGAATTAGCATTCACTAGCGCAACGCTTCTTGAAATCCAAAGAATCGCATCCATTGCACCTTTGGGAATCGCACACTTTTGCGGCGAAGAAACCACTATTGGACCATATACAATTCCAAAAGGGAGCATAGTCTTGCCTAATTTATGGGCCATCCATCACGAGCCGGATTTGTGGGCCAATCCGGATGAATTCAATCCGGAGAGATTTCTAGACGAAGACAGAGAATTGCAAGAAAAAGAAGAACTGATACAGTTCTCAATAG GTCGTAGAGTTTGTATTGGAGAAAACCTTGCCAAGATGGAGCTGTACATCTTCTTCACACATTTGCTGCACCAATTCATATTCAAGAAACCAGACGACTCACCACCTCCTTCACTGGAAGGTGACTCTGGTATCACCAATTACCCAAAGCCATTCTTGGTGGAACTTGTTGTACGTGACTGA
- the LOC140144929 gene encoding acid sphingomyelinase-like phosphodiesterase 3b gives MRWILMTKLCIVLCIDYANGKSTIQKTDDTGTFWHVTDFHYDIFYGDGAYPVSSCRTTDPLGKWGSYHCDSPWALINSSVYAMKGFAPDPDFIVWTGDDYPHVPGNRKSEELLLNVVYNLTNLLMDVFPDTAVFPVLGNHDYNPTNQMPPRPNSIYQEISEYWDSWLGRYTGVLESFQNAAYYTTLDPISGFRIVGMNTVYYYKDEETKNDADPANQFQWLEDTLTAARANGEKVLIIGHVTPGGFERHAGQYWFTQHEDVEGVQYDVRYYQIIQQYYDVIAGQLYGHQHTDSFKLFYSQNGDPVSAVFVCPAVTPWNTTLGGVGANNPGIRLFKYNKNDGTLLDWEQFYLDLSKVVEEDAPVWESQYQASESYNLDDLSPTSMHKLVESFQADDSPTFDRYYLHNSVNYDASKCSGECKEAQLCAITEVDRDGYTMCLESSAFAIKFKITILIFTLLCVFSLS, from the exons atgcgGTGGATTTTGATGACAAAGTTGTGTATAGTGCTGTGTATAGATTATGCCAATGGGAAATCTACCATACAAAAAACTGACGATACGG GTACCTTTTGGCACGTGACAGACTTCCATTACGACATATTCTACGGTGACGGTGCCTACCCGGTATCCAGTTGCCGAACCACCGACCCTCTCGGTAAATGGGGAAGTTATCATTGCGATTCACCATGGGCTCTCATCAACTCATCAGTGTACGCCATGAAGGGATTCGCACCCGACCCGGATTTCATCGTATGGACAGG AGACGATTATCCGCATGTCCCTGGCAATCGTAAATCAGAAGAGCTTCTCTTGAACGTCGTCTATAATCTCACCAATCTCCTGATGGATGTCTTCCCCGATACGGCGGTATTTCCTGTTCTTGGTAACCATGACTACAATCCGACCAATCAGATGCCGCCTCGTCCGAATTCAATTTATCAAGAAATCAGTGAATATTGGGACTCGTGGTTAGGGAGATATACTGGTGTACTAGAATCTTTCCAAAATG CTGCATATTACACCACTTTGGATCCGATATCAGGGTTTCGTATCGTTGGTATGAATACCGTTTATTATTACAAAGATGAAGAGACAAAGAACGACGCTGATCCTGCTAATCAGTTTCAATGGTTGGAGGACACATTGACGGCAGCCAGAGCTAATGGTGAAAAG GTACTGATCATCGGTCACGTGACACCGGGAGGGTTTGAAAGGCATGCTGGTCAATATTGGTTTACTCAGCACGAAGACGTTGAAGGTGTCCAGTACGATGTTCGATACTATCAGATTATCCAACAGTATTATGACGTCATCGCTGGACAGTTGTATGGACATCAACATACTGATAGCTTTAAACTATTTTATAGTCAAA ATGGAGATCCTGTGAGCGCAGTCTTTGTATGTCCTGCCGTGACGCCATGGAATACAACTCTCGGAGGCGTTGGCGCTAATAATCCGGGTATCCGTCTTTTCAAATACAATAAAAATGACGGCACTCTTCTAGATTGGGAACAATTTTACCTGGATCTTTCAAAGGTTGTTGAAGAAGATGCGCCCGTGTGGGAGAGTCAATACCAAGCTTCTGAATCTTACAACCTCGACGACTTGTCGCCAACTTCCATGCACAAACTTGTCGAATCTTTTCAAGCAGACGATAGTCCAACTTTTGATCGCTATTACTTGCATAATTCGGTAAATTATGATGCCAGCAAATGCTCCGGAGAGTGTAAAGAGGCTCAACTGTGTGCAATTACTGAAGTGGATCGCGATGGATATACTATGTGTTTGGAGTCGAGTGCCTTTGCGATCAAATTCAAAATTACAATCTTGATTTTCACTTTGTTGTGCGTCTTTTCCCTGTCATAA
- the LOC140144931 gene encoding uncharacterized protein encodes MSGQEKREILTQMLEEHLGKYYTPPCNYLLVQVDPLLQLCDEKYGGHLTQFKNQFIKPVAKLLETLRASRLHITFEDTTNGQIYVLLHLTEPKTHKMTPGEVALWVGKRDPGTLSMKYTKYVTERDGTPLPEPYYEETRMKIQEKDIPRCLTKAYFSELRQGLKDKGAERYSIAMRLFVAYNTTTKSMKSLDYDQVLLQRRRRAPKLRERTESGVQESCEDPVAKSTEEQVFRQALSEYRNHRQQHGHSTDRDEYRSSSPTGTEASAYPPTGHGRLTDSSEDDSEDARNGVMDVSLEDKRGRPRSDGSEPEASVTLKKPRDDYIDQGSAVGPNTNQGKEVEPPVARPMDDYI; translated from the exons ATGTCAGGTCAGGAGAAAAGAGAG ATTCTTACTCAAATGCTTGAAGAGCATCTCGGCAAATACTATACTCCGCCATGCAACTATTTGCTTGTCCAAGTGGATCCATTATTGCAGTTGTGTGACGAGAAATATGGAGGACATCTTACTCAATTTAAAAACCAATTCATCAAGCCAGTAGCTAAGCTACTAGAGACATTACGAGCTAGT AGATTGCATATTACCTTTGAAGACACAACCAACGGCCAGATATACGTATTGCTACATCTAACGGAACCAAAAACACACAAGATGACCCCTGGAGAAGTTGCATTATGG GTTGGCAAGAGGGATCCGGGCACATTATCAATGAAATACACCAAATATGTAACAGAACGAGACGGCACTCCTCTACCAGAGCCATATTACGAAGAAACAAGAATGAAGATACAGGAGAAAGACATACCAAGATGTTTAACCAAAGCTTACTTCAGTGAATTGAGACAAGGTCTCAAAGACAAAGGAGCAGAACGCTACAGTATTGCCATGAGACTCTTTGTTGCTTATAACACAACTACCAAATCAATGAAGAGCTTAGATTATGACCAGGTGTTGCTTCAGAGAAGACGAAGAGCTCCT AAACTACGTGAACGAACAGAAAGCGGCGTTCAAGAGTCCTGTGAAGATCCCGTAGCCAAATCCACCGAAGAGCAAGTATTTCGTCAAGCTCTCAGCGAATACCGCAACCATCGTCAACAACATGGACACAGTACAGATCGTGACGAATATCGATCATCGAGTCCTACTGGAACAGAGGCATCAGCTTACCCTCCAACTGGACATGGTCGACTTACAGATAGCTCTGAAGATGATAGCGAAGATGCTAGGAACGGGGTTATGGATGTCAGTCTTGAAGATAAAAGAGGGCGACCACGTAGCGATGGTTCGGAGCCTGAAGCTTCTGTGACGCTAAAGAAACCGCGAGATGATTATATAGACCAGGGGAGTGCTGTTGGACCCAACACAAACCAGGGGAAAGAGGTTGAGCCACCAGTGGCAAGGCCAAtggatgactatatatag